One Streptosporangium sp. NBC_01495 DNA window includes the following coding sequences:
- a CDS encoding RNA polymerase-binding protein RbpA, which yields MGSGNAIRGSRVGAGPMGEAERGEAAPRVRVPFWCANMHETRPSFASDAAVPEFWDCPRCGLPAGQDEANPPAPPRNEPYKTHLAYVKERRSDKDGAQILAEALERLRSSSRPIY from the coding sequence GTGGGTAGTGGCAACGCGATCCGTGGCAGCCGTGTCGGTGCCGGCCCGATGGGGGAGGCGGAGCGCGGCGAGGCGGCCCCCCGTGTGCGGGTGCCTTTCTGGTGCGCGAACATGCATGAGACGCGCCCCAGTTTCGCCAGCGACGCGGCCGTTCCCGAGTTCTGGGACTGCCCCCGGTGTGGCCTCCCCGCCGGTCAGGACGAGGCCAACCCGCCCGCGCCGCCGCGCAACGAGCCTTACAAGACGCACCTCGCGTATGTGAAGGAACGCCGCAGCGACAAGGACGGCGCGCAGATCCTGGCCGAGGCCCTGGAGCGGCTGCGCTCCTCCTCGCGCCCGATCTACTAG
- the secG gene encoding preprotein translocase subunit SecG, with translation MTIGISIALILSSLLMMLLVLLHKGKGGGLSDLFGGGFSSSFGGSSVVERNLDRLTVITGVVWFVCIIALGLLLRP, from the coding sequence GTGACAATCGGAATCTCCATCGCCCTCATCCTGTCGAGCTTGCTGATGATGCTGCTCGTCCTGCTCCACAAGGGCAAGGGCGGTGGTCTCTCGGATCTGTTCGGTGGCGGTTTCTCGTCGTCGTTCGGAGGCTCCTCCGTGGTGGAGCGCAACCTTGACAGGCTCACCGTCATCACCGGTGTCGTCTGGTTCGTCTGCATCATCGCGCTGGGCCTGCTTCTGCGGCCCTGA
- the tpiA gene encoding triose-phosphate isomerase, translating to MSTPRKPLMAGNWKMNLNHLEAIAHTQKLAFALNDRDFDRVEVAVLPPFTDLRSVQTLVDGDKLRIVYGAQDLSQHDGGAYTGEISGAMLAKLGCTFVLAGHSERRQYHREDDDVVNAKVQAAYRHSLTPILCVGEGLEVRRAGGQVAHSVAQLDGALRKVTAEQVASVVLAYEPVWAIGTGEVATPDDAQEVCGALRVRLAELYDAEVAAGVRILYGGSVKSDNIAGIMAQPDVDGALIGGASLDPGEFVKVCRFGELSS from the coding sequence ATGAGCACACCTCGTAAGCCGCTCATGGCAGGCAACTGGAAGATGAACCTCAATCACCTTGAGGCCATCGCGCACACCCAGAAGCTCGCCTTCGCGCTGAACGACAGGGACTTCGACCGGGTCGAGGTGGCCGTGCTGCCGCCGTTCACCGACCTGCGCAGCGTGCAGACCCTGGTCGACGGCGACAAGCTGCGGATCGTCTACGGCGCGCAGGACCTGTCGCAGCACGACGGCGGCGCCTACACCGGTGAGATCTCCGGGGCCATGCTCGCCAAGCTCGGCTGCACCTTCGTCCTCGCGGGCCACTCCGAGCGCCGCCAGTACCACCGCGAGGACGACGACGTCGTCAACGCCAAGGTGCAGGCGGCCTACCGGCACTCGCTCACCCCCATCCTGTGCGTGGGGGAGGGCCTGGAGGTGCGCCGGGCCGGCGGCCAGGTGGCCCACAGCGTCGCGCAGCTTGACGGTGCGCTCCGCAAGGTCACCGCCGAGCAGGTCGCGTCCGTCGTGCTCGCCTACGAGCCGGTGTGGGCGATCGGCACCGGCGAGGTGGCCACCCCGGACGACGCGCAGGAGGTCTGCGGGGCACTTCGGGTGCGACTCGCCGAGCTGTACGACGCCGAAGTGGCCGCCGGTGTCCGTATCCTTTACGGTGGGTCGGTCAAGTCTGACAACATCGCGGGCATCATGGCGCAGCCTGATGTCGACGGTGCCCTGATCGGTGGCGCGAGCCTCGACCCCGGGGAGTTCGTCAAGGTTTGCCGTTTTGGCGAATTGTCGAGCTGA
- a CDS encoding phosphoglycerate kinase, translating to MKDISEFDVDGRRVLVRADLNVPLEGGVITDDGRIRASVPTIKELAGRGARVVVVAHLGRPKGKPNPEYSLAPVAKRLGELLGADVAFATDVVGKSAQDVVEGLQDGQVALLENLRFEPGEESKDDEERAAFATKLAAFADVYVGDGFGAVHRKHASVYDVPGLLPHAAGRLVLAEVEVLRKLTDETERPYVVVLGGAKVSDKLGVIGNLLTKVDRLLIGGGMAYTFLAAQGYEVGGSLLQEDQLDKVRGFLDEAGRRGVEIVLPVDVLAAVEFAEDAEYEVVDATAIPADREGLDIGPRTRELFAGKLADARTVFWNGPMGVFEFEAFSGGTRAVAEALIASEAFTVVGGGDSAAAVRRLGLPEDGFSHISTGGGASLEYLEGKTLPGLVALER from the coding sequence ATGAAGGACATCTCCGAGTTCGACGTGGACGGTCGGCGCGTCCTGGTGCGCGCCGACCTCAACGTCCCCCTGGAGGGGGGCGTCATCACCGACGACGGCCGCATCCGCGCCTCGGTGCCGACGATCAAGGAGCTCGCGGGCAGGGGTGCCCGCGTGGTCGTCGTCGCGCACCTGGGACGCCCCAAGGGCAAGCCGAACCCGGAATACTCCCTGGCCCCCGTCGCGAAGCGGCTGGGTGAGCTCCTGGGCGCCGATGTCGCCTTCGCCACTGACGTGGTCGGCAAGTCCGCCCAGGACGTCGTGGAGGGCCTCCAGGACGGCCAGGTGGCCCTTCTGGAGAATCTGCGCTTCGAACCGGGCGAGGAGTCCAAGGACGACGAGGAGCGGGCCGCCTTCGCCACGAAGCTCGCCGCCTTCGCCGACGTCTACGTGGGCGACGGCTTCGGCGCGGTGCACCGCAAGCACGCCAGCGTCTACGACGTGCCCGGCCTGCTGCCGCACGCCGCGGGCCGGCTGGTCCTGGCCGAGGTCGAGGTGCTCAGGAAGCTGACCGACGAGACCGAGCGGCCGTACGTCGTGGTGCTCGGCGGTGCCAAGGTCTCCGACAAGCTCGGCGTCATCGGCAACCTGCTGACCAAGGTCGACCGCCTCCTCATCGGCGGCGGCATGGCCTACACCTTCCTGGCGGCCCAGGGCTACGAGGTCGGCGGGTCGTTGCTCCAGGAGGACCAGCTCGACAAGGTGCGCGGCTTCCTCGACGAGGCGGGCAGGCGCGGTGTGGAGATCGTCCTGCCGGTCGACGTGCTGGCGGCCGTGGAGTTCGCCGAGGACGCCGAGTACGAGGTGGTCGACGCCACCGCGATCCCGGCCGACCGCGAGGGGCTCGACATCGGCCCGCGCACCCGCGAGCTGTTCGCGGGCAAGCTGGCCGACGCCAGGACCGTGTTCTGGAACGGCCCGATGGGCGTCTTCGAGTTCGAGGCCTTCTCCGGCGGAACTCGCGCGGTCGCCGAGGCGTTGATCGCCTCGGAGGCCTTCACGGTCGTCGGCGGAGGAGACTCGGCCGCCGCCGTGCGCAGGCTCGGCCTGCCGGAGGACGGGTTCTCCCACATCTCCACCGGTGGCGGGGCCAGCCTCGAATACCTGGAGGGCAAGACCCTCCCCGGACTCGTGGCGCTGGAGCGGTAG
- the gap gene encoding type I glyceraldehyde-3-phosphate dehydrogenase, with protein MTIRVGVNGFGRIGRNFWRAVAASGKDIEIVAVNDLTDNATLAHLLKYDSILGRLPYEVKSTADEIIVDGKTIKAFAERDPAKLPWGDLGVDVVVESTGFFTDANKARVHAENGAKKVIISAPAKNEDFTVVMGVNHDKYDPANHTVISNASCTTNCLAPMAKVLNDTFGIEKGLMTTIHAYTQDQNLQDAPHSDLRRARAAAINIVPTSTGAAKAIGLVLPELKGKLDGFALRVPIPTGSATDLTVEVGRETTVEEVNAALKAAAEGELKGYLTYNEDPIVSSDIVTDPASCIFDAPLTKVIGNQVKVVGWYDNEWGYSNRLVDLIELVGADL; from the coding sequence GTGACCATCCGCGTAGGCGTCAACGGATTTGGCCGCATCGGCCGCAACTTCTGGCGCGCGGTCGCTGCCAGCGGCAAGGACATCGAGATCGTCGCGGTCAACGACCTGACCGACAACGCCACGCTCGCCCACCTGCTGAAGTACGACAGCATCCTCGGCCGCCTGCCGTACGAGGTGAAGAGCACCGCCGACGAGATCATCGTGGACGGCAAGACGATCAAGGCGTTCGCCGAGCGTGACCCCGCCAAGCTGCCCTGGGGCGACCTGGGGGTGGACGTCGTCGTCGAGTCGACCGGCTTCTTCACCGACGCCAACAAGGCCCGCGTGCACGCCGAGAACGGCGCCAAGAAGGTCATCATCTCGGCTCCGGCCAAGAACGAGGACTTCACCGTCGTGATGGGCGTCAACCACGACAAGTACGACCCGGCCAACCACACGGTCATCTCCAACGCCTCCTGCACCACCAACTGCCTGGCGCCGATGGCCAAGGTCCTCAACGACACCTTCGGTATCGAGAAGGGTCTGATGACCACGATCCACGCCTACACGCAGGACCAGAACCTGCAGGACGCCCCGCACAGCGACCTGCGCCGCGCCCGCGCCGCCGCGATCAACATCGTGCCGACCTCGACCGGCGCCGCCAAGGCCATCGGCCTGGTGCTGCCCGAGCTCAAGGGCAAGCTCGACGGCTTCGCGCTGCGCGTGCCGATCCCCACGGGCTCGGCCACCGACCTCACCGTCGAGGTCGGCCGCGAGACCACCGTCGAGGAGGTCAACGCCGCCCTCAAGGCCGCCGCCGAGGGTGAGCTCAAGGGTTACCTCACCTACAACGAGGACCCGATCGTCTCCTCCGACATCGTGACCGACCCGGCGTCCTGCATCTTCGACGCGCCCCTCACCAAGGTGATCGGCAACCAGGTCAAGGTCGTCGGCTGGTACGACAACGAGTGGGGTTACTCCAACCGTCTCGTCGACCTCATCGAGCTGGTCGGCGCCGACCTCTGA
- the whiA gene encoding DNA-binding protein WhiA: protein MAMTGVVKDELSRLPVLKPCCRKAEVSTLLRFASGLHLVSGRIVIEAELDTNVTARRLIKDIGEVFGHKAEVLVLAPAGLRKGSRYLVRVYRDGEALARQTGLIDNHGRPVRGLPRQVVAGATCDAEAAWRGAFLAHGSLTEPGRSMSLEVTCPGPEAALALVGSARRLKIHAKAREVRGVDRVVVRDGDAIGALLTRLGAHDSVLAWEERRMRREVRATANRLANFDDANLRRSARAAVAAGARVQRALEILGEEAPEHLVIAGRLRVEHKQASLEELGQLADPPLTKDAIAGRIRRLLAMADKRAQDIGIPNTEANLTVDMLAP, encoded by the coding sequence ATGGCGATGACAGGTGTGGTCAAGGACGAGCTGAGCAGGCTTCCGGTCCTGAAGCCTTGCTGCCGTAAGGCCGAGGTGTCGACGCTGCTGCGGTTCGCGAGCGGGTTGCACCTGGTGAGCGGCCGGATCGTGATCGAGGCCGAGCTTGACACCAACGTCACCGCCCGGCGGCTGATCAAGGACATCGGTGAGGTCTTCGGGCACAAGGCGGAGGTGCTCGTCCTGGCCCCGGCCGGATTGCGCAAGGGTTCGCGCTACCTCGTGCGGGTCTACCGCGACGGGGAGGCGCTCGCCCGCCAGACCGGTCTGATCGACAACCACGGGCGCCCGGTCCGCGGCCTGCCCCGCCAGGTCGTCGCGGGGGCGACCTGTGACGCCGAGGCGGCCTGGCGGGGGGCGTTCCTGGCGCACGGCTCGCTGACCGAGCCGGGCCGTTCGATGTCGCTCGAGGTCACCTGTCCCGGGCCCGAGGCGGCGCTCGCACTGGTCGGTTCCGCGCGGCGGTTGAAGATCCACGCCAAGGCCAGGGAGGTGCGCGGCGTCGACCGGGTGGTGGTCCGTGACGGTGACGCCATCGGCGCGCTGCTGACCCGGCTGGGCGCCCACGACAGCGTGCTGGCCTGGGAGGAGCGGCGGATGCGCCGCGAGGTCCGTGCGACGGCCAACCGGCTGGCCAACTTCGACGACGCCAACCTGCGCCGTTCGGCCCGCGCCGCGGTCGCCGCGGGGGCCAGGGTCCAGCGGGCCCTGGAGATCCTCGGGGAGGAGGCCCCCGAGCATCTGGTGATCGCCGGCCGCCTGCGGGTGGAGCACAAGCAGGCGTCCCTGGAGGAGCTCGGCCAGCTCGCCGACCCGCCCCTGACCAAGGACGCGATCGCAGGTCGCATCCGCCGCCTGCTGGCCATGGCCGACAAGCGGGCCCAGGACATCGGCATTCCCAACACCGAGGCCAATCTCACCGTCGACATGCTGGCCCCGTAG